The following proteins are encoded in a genomic region of Devosia lucknowensis:
- a CDS encoding sugar ABC transporter substrate-binding protein — translation MNKRALLASVGVLTMFVGFAGAAQADEVSDGLARAQENIAKYTSKPEFVAPGDAFDAKTCAAGKKMMSIPNNSGNPFLKGIIDRMKTAGAEVGLEVREWENQGQPSQWVQGIELATREQYDIIDLISGIDPATVAPQLQAASDAGVKVMTSHFYDPSFEQHPVVSSSLTIGFGEIGTILADWSTVATEGNANVALVISTDVPPTIPLVENFKKQLAENCPNCKIVTEINVGVTEWGTKIQPAVQTAVQANPDINVVIPIYDSMSQFVVPALRLAGKTGQVKVATFNGTPFVLDYIAQGLVDMDIGESLDWIAYATIDGHLRDACDLPTPTALNVPFYIFDKNNIAEAGTPAQFDTGYGDAYKSGFRKLWGLE, via the coding sequence ATGAACAAACGAGCGCTACTCGCGTCGGTTGGCGTCTTGACCATGTTCGTTGGCTTTGCCGGTGCTGCTCAGGCAGACGAGGTGAGCGACGGTCTGGCGCGGGCCCAGGAAAACATCGCCAAGTACACTTCAAAGCCGGAATTCGTCGCCCCCGGCGATGCCTTCGACGCAAAGACCTGCGCGGCTGGCAAGAAGATGATGTCGATCCCGAACAACAGCGGCAATCCCTTCCTCAAGGGCATCATTGATCGCATGAAGACAGCCGGCGCCGAAGTTGGTCTGGAAGTGCGGGAGTGGGAAAACCAGGGCCAGCCGAGCCAGTGGGTCCAGGGCATCGAGCTCGCAACGCGCGAGCAGTACGACATCATCGATCTGATCTCGGGCATCGATCCGGCCACCGTCGCCCCGCAGCTGCAGGCTGCCAGCGATGCCGGCGTCAAGGTGATGACGTCGCACTTCTACGATCCGAGCTTCGAGCAGCACCCGGTCGTGTCGAGCTCGCTCACCATCGGTTTTGGTGAAATCGGAACGATCCTGGCCGATTGGTCGACCGTGGCGACAGAAGGCAATGCCAATGTGGCTCTGGTGATCTCCACCGACGTGCCGCCGACCATTCCGCTGGTCGAGAACTTCAAGAAGCAGCTGGCCGAAAACTGCCCGAACTGCAAGATCGTCACCGAGATCAATGTCGGCGTCACCGAATGGGGCACCAAGATCCAGCCGGCTGTGCAGACTGCTGTCCAGGCCAATCCCGACATCAATGTCGTGATCCCGATTTATGACTCCATGAGCCAGTTCGTGGTTCCCGCTCTTCGTCTCGCTGGCAAGACCGGTCAGGTGAAGGTCGCAACCTTCAACGGGACGCCTTTCGTGCTCGACTATATTGCCCAGGGCCTCGTCGACATGGACATCGGCGAAAGCCTCGACTGGATCGCCTACGCGACCATCGACGGTCACCTGCGCGATGCATGCGACCTGCCCACGCCGACCGCGCTCAACGTGCCCTTCTACATCTTCGACAAGAACAACATTGCCGAGGCCGGCACCCCCGCTCAGTTCGATACCGGCTATGGCGATGCCTACAAGTCCGGCTTCCGCAAGCTGTGGGGCCTCGAATAA
- a CDS encoding hydantoinase B/oxoprolinase family protein yields the protein MTNATDTATVDPITLDIIENALKNARYEMDGVVVRISLSPVIREQHDEFPMICNERGQMIVGQFGSYIPSVVEKFGGDVNEGDIFVWNDPYASKGSISHNNDWCVMLPIFHEKVLVGFSSIFGHMVDVGGTVPGSMPANARTIWEEGLRVPPVKIYSKGELNQGVLDIMLNNSRTPDMNRADLMALIAGCRTAGTRVKELCDRFGRETYMTACDMLLARTREAMRVVIRKYIPEEPVSFTDYVDDDGLGNGPFKMTLTISRRGDVAVFDWTGTDAQAEGPINFHIHEGLCKLFFGVYMIMSFDPSVLFNEGFYDLFEIVLPEGSLLNPRFPAALSNRLNTHTRFFDCQAGALGKFVPQLSMAAGYGTSPHFIFSGTDKDNKYFQLMELLFGGVPGRPKGDGFDGHAWWPLFSATPIEYIENYYPVLIERYQPIQDSGGPGLHRGGAGIEKVYRLLEKGQVSIHDDREVVPPWGINGGLHGGTSSKWVIKNGETEPSRIPSKIDNLKVNPGDRVVFKTAGSGGWGDPLERAAEIVARDVRYGLVSREQAEKSYGVILTADNEADLAATAKLREAAKKERGEPPAFDFGYTPPERQAAE from the coding sequence ATGACCAACGCAACCGACACAGCCACCGTCGATCCGATCACCCTCGACATCATCGAGAACGCGCTCAAGAACGCCCGCTATGAAATGGACGGCGTCGTGGTGCGCATTTCGCTCTCGCCGGTGATCCGCGAGCAGCACGACGAATTCCCGATGATCTGCAACGAACGTGGGCAGATGATCGTCGGGCAGTTCGGCTCCTATATTCCGTCCGTCGTCGAAAAGTTCGGCGGCGACGTCAATGAAGGCGACATCTTCGTCTGGAACGACCCCTATGCCTCGAAGGGCTCGATCTCGCACAACAATGACTGGTGCGTGATGCTGCCCATTTTCCATGAGAAGGTTCTCGTGGGCTTCTCCTCGATCTTCGGCCACATGGTCGACGTGGGCGGCACCGTGCCGGGCTCGATGCCCGCCAATGCCCGCACCATCTGGGAAGAAGGCCTGCGCGTCCCGCCGGTCAAGATCTACTCCAAGGGCGAGTTGAACCAGGGTGTCCTCGACATCATGCTCAACAATTCGCGCACCCCGGACATGAACCGGGCCGACCTCATGGCCCTGATCGCCGGCTGCCGCACCGCCGGCACGCGCGTCAAGGAACTTTGCGACCGCTTTGGCCGCGAGACGTATATGACCGCCTGCGACATGCTTCTGGCCCGCACCCGCGAAGCCATGCGCGTTGTCATCCGGAAATACATTCCGGAAGAGCCGGTGAGCTTCACCGACTATGTCGATGACGACGGTCTCGGCAATGGTCCGTTCAAGATGACGCTGACCATATCCCGTCGCGGGGATGTGGCCGTGTTCGATTGGACCGGAACGGACGCGCAGGCGGAAGGCCCGATCAACTTCCACATCCATGAAGGGCTCTGCAAGCTCTTCTTCGGCGTCTACATGATCATGTCGTTCGATCCTTCGGTGCTGTTCAACGAAGGCTTTTATGACCTCTTCGAGATTGTGCTGCCCGAGGGAAGTCTGCTCAATCCGCGCTTCCCGGCAGCGCTCTCGAACCGCCTCAACACCCACACGCGCTTCTTCGATTGCCAGGCCGGCGCGCTGGGCAAGTTCGTGCCGCAGTTGTCGATGGCTGCCGGTTACGGCACCAGCCCGCACTTCATCTTTTCGGGCACCGACAAGGACAACAAGTATTTCCAGCTCATGGAACTGCTGTTCGGCGGCGTGCCGGGTCGTCCCAAGGGCGATGGCTTCGACGGCCATGCCTGGTGGCCGCTGTTTTCGGCGACCCCGATCGAATATATCGAGAACTACTACCCCGTTCTCATCGAGCGCTATCAGCCGATCCAGGATTCCGGCGGTCCCGGCCTTCACCGTGGCGGCGCCGGCATCGAGAAGGTCTATCGCCTGCTCGAAAAGGGCCAGGTCTCGATCCATGACGACCGCGAAGTGGTGCCGCCTTGGGGCATCAATGGCGGCCTCCATGGCGGCACATCGAGCAAATGGGTGATCAAGAACGGCGAGACCGAGCCGAGCCGCATCCCATCCAAGATCGATAATCTCAAGGTCAATCCGGGCGATCGCGTCGTGTTCAAGACTGCCGGCTCCGGTGGCTGGGGCGATCCGCTCGAACGTGCGGCCGAGATCGTCGCCCGCGACGTGCGCTATGGTCTCGTCTCCCGCGAACAGGCCGAAAAGTCCTACGGGGTCATCCTGACCGCGGACAACGAAGCCGACCTCGCGGCCACGGCCAAGCTGCGCGAAGCCGCCAAGAAAGAGCGCGGCGAGCCTCCAGCTTTCGACTTCGGCTACACGCCGCCGGAACGCCAGGCAGCAGAATAA
- a CDS encoding hydantoinase/oxoprolinase family protein, with product MRLGVDVGGTFTDLLLHDEKGRRTFQAKTPSTPEDQSIGVVEGVKLICEKAGISPADIDLILHGTTVATNAVLEGKGSRVGLLVTEGFEYTLHLAKAWTPGPLFGWINMDKPDPLASLADTRGIPERMNARGEVVRELDMAAATALIDDLCSSGIEALTISLMHSYANAAHERQLRDIVAQRFPDIPVSLSSEILPEFREYDRAITTVMNDYVRPIMKRYLSRIEDRLADNGVTARLHIVRSDGGLMSAAAASERPVHTVLSGPAGGVTSTMMLSRRSGFPKLLAFDMGGTSTDVAVIIDGEATISRSTEVGMFPAKVPTLDVRSVGAGGGSIADVSELTGSLRVGPRSAGARPGPVSYGRGGTEPAVSDANVVLGYLPPVLLGGEMKLDVEGARKAVANVGQQIGLSPEDAAKGIIDIANEVMLGALRVITVQRGLDPREFGLVAFGGAGPLHGNAMAELLGCYPVLVPPNPGVLCALGFLEADFRNEFVQTYIRSTVGLDPAEVWSRFAELEAKAQTWLTEQEVEEADASITYSLDLRYEQQGFEVAVPVSAADVRSKGALTQTLADFHDIHERLYGVRFTVPVELVAMRVVARGATEPVEESFAEAASTDVKAAIIETRPGYFNGAWQDTVHYDRNKLGVGSRVEGPAIIRQYDTTTVLLPAHYAEIDAHGNILIWPVSKGN from the coding sequence ATGAGATTGGGCGTAGACGTTGGCGGGACATTCACCGACCTGCTCCTCCACGACGAGAAAGGCCGGCGAACATTCCAGGCCAAGACACCTTCAACGCCCGAGGATCAGTCGATCGGCGTCGTCGAAGGCGTGAAGCTGATCTGCGAGAAGGCCGGCATTTCGCCCGCCGATATCGACCTGATCCTGCACGGCACGACCGTTGCCACCAATGCAGTGCTTGAAGGCAAGGGGTCGCGCGTTGGCCTCCTCGTCACCGAGGGCTTTGAATACACGCTCCATCTCGCCAAGGCCTGGACCCCGGGTCCGCTGTTTGGCTGGATCAACATGGACAAGCCCGATCCGCTGGCATCGCTGGCCGATACGCGTGGCATTCCCGAGCGCATGAATGCGCGCGGCGAAGTCGTCCGCGAGCTCGATATGGCAGCAGCAACCGCGCTGATCGATGATCTCTGCTCCTCGGGCATCGAGGCGCTGACCATTTCGCTGATGCACTCCTATGCCAATGCGGCGCATGAGCGCCAATTGCGCGATATCGTGGCCCAGCGTTTCCCGGATATTCCGGTCTCGCTGTCGTCCGAAATCCTCCCTGAATTCCGCGAATATGACCGCGCCATCACCACGGTGATGAACGATTACGTCCGCCCGATCATGAAGCGCTATCTCTCGCGCATCGAAGATCGCCTGGCCGACAACGGCGTCACGGCGCGCCTTCATATCGTCCGCTCGGACGGTGGCCTGATGAGCGCGGCGGCAGCATCGGAACGTCCGGTGCACACTGTGCTGTCCGGCCCTGCGGGTGGCGTCACCTCGACCATGATGCTGTCGCGCCGTTCGGGTTTCCCGAAACTTCTGGCCTTCGACATGGGCGGCACCTCGACCGACGTGGCCGTGATCATCGATGGTGAAGCGACCATCTCGCGCTCCACCGAAGTCGGCATGTTCCCGGCAAAGGTGCCGACGCTCGACGTGCGCAGCGTGGGCGCTGGCGGCGGTTCGATCGCCGATGTTTCGGAACTGACCGGCTCGCTCCGCGTCGGTCCGCGCAGTGCCGGTGCTCGTCCTGGCCCGGTGTCCTATGGGCGCGGGGGTACGGAACCGGCCGTTAGCGACGCCAATGTTGTGCTCGGCTATCTCCCGCCAGTTCTCCTCGGCGGCGAAATGAAGCTCGACGTCGAAGGCGCCCGCAAGGCCGTTGCCAATGTCGGCCAGCAAATCGGCCTTTCGCCCGAAGACGCGGCCAAGGGCATTATCGATATCGCCAACGAAGTGATGCTCGGCGCGCTCCGCGTCATCACCGTGCAGCGTGGTCTCGACCCCAGAGAATTCGGTCTCGTCGCCTTTGGTGGCGCCGGCCCGCTCCATGGCAATGCCATGGCAGAACTTCTCGGCTGCTATCCCGTGCTCGTGCCGCCCAATCCGGGCGTGCTTTGCGCGCTCGGCTTCCTCGAAGCCGACTTCCGCAACGAATTCGTGCAGACCTATATCCGCTCGACGGTGGGTCTTGACCCAGCCGAAGTCTGGAGCCGCTTTGCCGAACTTGAAGCCAAGGCGCAGACCTGGCTGACCGAGCAGGAAGTGGAAGAGGCCGATGCCTCGATCACCTATTCGCTCGACCTGCGCTATGAGCAGCAAGGCTTCGAAGTGGCCGTGCCGGTCAGCGCTGCCGACGTGCGCAGCAAGGGCGCGTTGACGCAGACCCTCGCGGATTTCCACGACATCCACGAGCGCCTCTATGGCGTGCGTTTCACCGTACCGGTCGAGCTCGTCGCCATGCGCGTCGTTGCCCGCGGCGCGACCGAACCTGTCGAAGAATCCTTCGCCGAAGCCGCCTCGACCGACGTCAAGGCCGCCATCATCGAGACGCGTCCGGGCTATTTCAACGGCGCCTGGCAGGACACGGTCCACTATGACCGCAACAAGCTCGGGGTTGGTTCGCGCGTCGAAGGCCCGGCGATCATCCGCCAATACGACACCACGACCGTGCTTCTCCCGGCGCACTACGCCGAGATCGATGCACACGGCAATATCCTGATCTGGCCCGTTTCGAAGGGGAATTGA
- a CDS encoding sugar ABC transporter ATP-binding protein translates to MTALSDQALPDPTNHPGAPQALPVLSVSNISKTFGGAKALQNVSFKVMPGEVHGLLGKNGSGKSTLVKILAGFHAPDEGGTLEFNGERVSLPLKPGDYRRLGMAFVHQNLGLIPSLTVMENLRLVPLTTAKSAYINWSAEERATRQALARFGLDIDPNERVDRLTPVQRALLAIVRAFEEIEASRAVTGRPGLVLLDEPTPFLPAAGVAQLFEMVRSITRSGSSVIFISHDIDEVMEITDSITVLRDGVMAGELKRADATHDTIVKMIVGRSLSKTDRPSGPAISRLAYARISGLAGKMLQPSDFEVGKGEILGLTGLIGSGYAEVPYLVFGAHPARSGTISIEGRAAMEQNALSPKAAIDMGFALLPGDRQGASGVDSLPIVDNMFLPDVSRFFRGGFMRNGAMVREARNLGTTFEVRPNDPGLKLSALSGGNAQKVLIARWMNRSPSLLLLDEPTQGVDVGTRQQIFAALRAAAAKGMSVICASSEAEQLAEICDRVLVFSKGMICTEISGDAVTKDGISEACYATAAPSSPSSFSSRVAS, encoded by the coding sequence ATGACCGCCCTGTCGGATCAAGCACTCCCCGATCCGACCAACCATCCGGGGGCGCCTCAGGCGCTCCCGGTGCTGTCGGTGTCCAATATCTCCAAGACCTTTGGCGGCGCCAAGGCGCTGCAGAACGTGTCGTTCAAGGTCATGCCCGGCGAAGTCCATGGACTTCTCGGCAAGAATGGCTCTGGCAAATCGACCCTCGTCAAAATCCTCGCCGGTTTCCACGCGCCCGATGAGGGCGGCACGCTGGAATTCAACGGCGAACGTGTCAGCCTTCCCTTGAAGCCGGGCGATTATCGCCGGCTCGGCATGGCTTTCGTGCATCAGAATCTTGGTCTCATCCCGTCGCTGACGGTGATGGAAAACCTGCGCCTCGTGCCGCTGACCACGGCCAAATCGGCCTATATCAACTGGTCGGCCGAGGAACGCGCTACAAGGCAGGCGCTTGCCCGTTTCGGTCTCGATATCGACCCCAATGAACGCGTCGATCGCCTGACCCCGGTGCAGCGCGCCCTGCTCGCCATCGTGCGCGCCTTCGAGGAAATCGAAGCCTCCCGCGCCGTCACCGGTCGCCCGGGGCTTGTGCTGCTCGATGAACCCACGCCATTCCTGCCAGCAGCCGGCGTCGCCCAGCTGTTCGAGATGGTGCGCTCGATCACACGATCGGGCTCGAGCGTCATCTTCATTTCCCATGACATTGACGAGGTCATGGAAATCACCGACTCCATCACAGTGCTCCGCGACGGCGTCATGGCCGGCGAATTGAAGCGCGCCGACGCCACGCACGATACAATCGTCAAGATGATCGTCGGGCGAAGCCTCTCCAAAACCGATCGTCCGTCCGGTCCAGCTATCAGCCGCCTTGCCTATGCGCGCATTTCCGGCCTGGCGGGCAAAATGCTGCAGCCGTCCGATTTCGAGGTGGGCAAGGGCGAGATCCTGGGGCTGACCGGCCTCATCGGCTCAGGCTATGCGGAAGTGCCCTACCTCGTGTTCGGCGCGCACCCGGCACGATCGGGCACCATCTCCATCGAGGGCAGGGCGGCAATGGAGCAAAACGCCCTGTCGCCCAAGGCCGCCATCGATATGGGCTTCGCCCTGCTCCCCGGCGATCGCCAGGGCGCGAGCGGCGTCGATAGCCTCCCCATCGTCGACAACATGTTCCTGCCCGATGTCTCCCGCTTCTTCCGCGGCGGGTTCATGCGCAACGGCGCCATGGTGCGCGAGGCCAGGAATTTAGGGACGACCTTCGAGGTCCGGCCCAACGATCCCGGCCTCAAGCTGTCCGCGCTCTCCGGCGGCAATGCCCAGAAGGTGCTGATCGCCCGCTGGATGAACCGCTCGCCCAGCCTGCTCCTTCTCGACGAACCTACCCAGGGCGTCGATGTCGGCACGCGCCAGCAGATCTTTGCCGCCCTCCGCGCCGCTGCGGCCAAGGGAATGTCGGTGATCTGCGCAAGTTCCGAAGCCGAGCAGCTCGCCGAAATCTGCGATCGCGTGCTTGTCTTTTCAAAAGGCATGATCTGCACTGAAATTTCGGGCGATGCCGTCACCAAGGACGGGATCTCCGAAGCCTGTTACGCGACGGCGGCGCCGTCCTCTCCATCATCTTTTTCTTCGCGGGTTGCATCATGA
- a CDS encoding LacI family DNA-binding transcriptional regulator, with the protein MARKSSRSTSFDVAALAGVSQSVVSRAFTPGSRIADETRTRVLEAALKLNYVPNSIASSLTTKRTNIVALIIGNLDNPFYVHVLHTFSRRLQEQGRQVLIFTVEPNSESDEAIMHLLKYQVDGVVLTAAQLSTRMISLCHDRGIPIVLFNRYIPGSDASGVRCDNVAGGALIAEAFLAAGAQNFALITGDLKGTTSGDRVRGFVERLLDGGVKRSNIVEVHGHSSYEGAFNATIKLIRDKNRVRPDALFGVNDIMAMGAIDALRHRLGLRVPDDIMVGGFDDIPEGRRLPYQLTTVRQPIEQMVNETLSILHLDDPTEPIARGIDRPIKGRLIWRHTIPVPPAYRGEADVTKSED; encoded by the coding sequence ATGGCGCGCAAGAGCTCCAGATCAACCTCGTTCGATGTCGCCGCCTTGGCTGGCGTTTCTCAATCGGTGGTATCGCGGGCCTTTACGCCCGGCTCGCGCATAGCGGACGAAACCCGCACGAGAGTCCTCGAAGCAGCGCTCAAGCTTAACTACGTGCCCAATTCGATTGCCAGCAGCCTCACGACGAAACGCACCAATATCGTCGCGCTGATCATCGGCAATCTCGACAACCCGTTCTATGTCCACGTGCTGCACACATTCAGCAGGCGTCTGCAGGAACAGGGTCGGCAGGTCCTGATCTTCACCGTCGAGCCGAATTCCGAGAGCGACGAGGCGATCATGCATCTGCTCAAATACCAAGTGGATGGCGTGGTGCTCACGGCAGCGCAGCTGTCCACCCGCATGATCAGCCTTTGCCATGATCGCGGCATCCCCATCGTGCTGTTCAACCGCTATATCCCGGGCTCCGATGCGTCGGGTGTGCGCTGCGACAATGTTGCAGGCGGTGCCTTGATCGCGGAGGCTTTTCTGGCTGCCGGCGCACAGAATTTCGCGCTGATCACCGGCGACCTGAAGGGCACGACAAGTGGTGACCGCGTCCGCGGTTTCGTCGAACGCCTGCTCGATGGCGGGGTCAAGCGCTCCAACATCGTCGAGGTGCACGGGCATTCCTCCTACGAGGGCGCCTTCAATGCGACGATCAAGCTGATCCGCGACAAGAACCGCGTACGGCCCGATGCACTCTTTGGCGTCAACGACATCATGGCCATGGGCGCCATCGACGCCCTGCGTCATCGGCTCGGCCTGCGGGTGCCCGACGACATCATGGTTGGCGGGTTCGATGATATTCCCGAGGGCCGCCGCCTCCCCTACCAGCTCACCACAGTGCGCCAACCGATCGAGCAGATGGTGAACGAAACGCTCTCGATCCTCCATCTCGACGATCCGACCGAACCGATCGCGCGCGGCATCGACCGGCCAATCAAGGGTCGCCTGATATGGCGCCACACCATTCCCGTTCCGCCGGCTTATCGCGGCGAGGCGGATGTCACAAAGTCCGAAGACTAG
- a CDS encoding ABC transporter permease encodes MTDAVSTPSATKPAVNYARQFERIALLLVWVIIIGLFSVVMPSAFFNWGNFSIMFASYAPAALLALAIIIPLTAGDYDLSVGATLTLSASTIGVLNVWHQMPIGLVLCIVLAMGVFVGLFHALFIIYFRVPSLVVTLGSTSLMSGAVQWMTNSSTIGGIDNNLIMAAVGYRLFGIPYAFYYALAAALIMWYIFDYTPLGRKLLFVGRGREVARLNGIAVNRVRVGALVMSGVLASAAGILYAGVLGSADPYSGLNFLLPAFAAAFLGATTIQPGRFNPWGTLVAVYFLATGITGLSMLGIPLWVTNVFNGGALILAVTISQITRGREASDLG; translated from the coding sequence ATGACCGACGCCGTTTCCACTCCGTCTGCCACCAAGCCCGCGGTCAACTATGCGCGCCAGTTCGAGCGTATCGCGCTGTTGCTGGTCTGGGTCATCATCATCGGCCTTTTCAGCGTCGTGATGCCCTCGGCCTTCTTCAACTGGGGCAATTTCTCGATCATGTTCGCCTCCTATGCCCCAGCAGCCCTGCTGGCATTGGCGATCATCATTCCCCTCACGGCGGGCGACTATGACCTTTCGGTCGGTGCGACGCTGACGCTTTCGGCCTCGACCATCGGCGTGCTCAACGTCTGGCACCAGATGCCGATCGGCCTCGTGCTCTGCATCGTCCTCGCCATGGGCGTTTTCGTCGGGCTCTTCCACGCGCTCTTCATCATCTATTTCCGCGTTCCGTCGCTGGTCGTGACCCTTGGGTCGACCTCGCTGATGAGCGGCGCGGTGCAGTGGATGACCAATTCCTCGACCATCGGCGGCATCGACAATAACCTGATCATGGCCGCTGTCGGCTATCGCCTCTTCGGCATTCCCTATGCGTTCTACTACGCTTTGGCCGCTGCCCTGATCATGTGGTACATTTTCGACTACACACCGCTTGGCCGAAAGCTGCTGTTTGTTGGGCGCGGACGCGAAGTCGCGCGGCTCAACGGCATCGCCGTCAATCGCGTGCGTGTTGGCGCTCTGGTGATGTCAGGTGTTCTCGCGTCGGCGGCTGGCATTCTCTATGCAGGCGTGCTGGGTTCGGCTGACCCCTATTCTGGCCTCAACTTCCTGCTTCCCGCCTTTGCCGCCGCTTTCCTCGGCGCCACCACCATCCAGCCGGGGCGCTTTAATCCCTGGGGCACGCTGGTCGCGGTCTATTTCCTCGCCACCGGCATTACCGGCCTGTCCATGCTCGGTATTCCCCTCTGGGTCACCAACGTCTTCAATGGCGGTGCGCTGATCCTGGCGGTCACCATTTCTCAGATCACCCGTGGTCGCGAAGCTTCCGATCTCGGCTAA
- the hisD gene encoding histidinol dehydrogenase, with amino-acid sequence MLATHLKTAEAAAGRAEADSKVRSTVEGILADIEARGDTAVRELSGKFDNWSPENFRLSEQEIEAAMSKVSARDLEDIRFAQANVRRFAEHQKAALKDVEVETEPGVFLGHKNIPVDAVGCYVPGGKYPMVASAHMSVLTAKVAGVKRVVAAAPPFKGGAHPAIVAAMHLAGADEILVLGGVQAIGAMALGTQTIAPVDMLVGPGNAFVAEAKRQLYGRVGIDLFAGPTETLVIADDTVDAEICATDLLGQAEHGPTSPSILLTTSEKLARETMAEVERLLTILPTAEIARISWRDHGEVILCADDAEMLAVANKLAFEHVQVMTHDPDYFLDNMTNYGALFLGARTNVAFGDKVIGTNHTLPTKRAGRFTGGLWVGKFLKTCTYQRITTDAASAKIGAYGSRLSMLEGFAGHAEQANIRVRRFGGRNVPYASAAE; translated from the coding sequence ATCTTGGCCACTCATCTCAAAACTGCCGAGGCCGCCGCCGGGCGCGCCGAGGCGGACAGCAAAGTTCGCTCTACGGTTGAGGGCATCTTGGCCGACATCGAGGCGCGCGGCGACACCGCAGTGCGTGAGCTCTCGGGCAAATTCGATAACTGGTCGCCCGAAAATTTCAGGCTTTCAGAGCAGGAAATCGAAGCCGCGATGTCGAAGGTTTCGGCGCGTGACCTCGAAGACATCCGCTTTGCCCAGGCGAATGTCCGCCGATTCGCCGAACACCAGAAGGCAGCGCTCAAGGACGTCGAGGTCGAAACCGAGCCAGGCGTATTCCTTGGCCACAAGAACATCCCGGTCGATGCCGTGGGCTGCTATGTCCCCGGCGGCAAATATCCCATGGTCGCCTCGGCGCATATGAGCGTCCTCACCGCGAAGGTGGCGGGCGTCAAGCGCGTTGTCGCCGCCGCGCCTCCGTTCAAGGGTGGTGCTCACCCCGCCATTGTTGCTGCCATGCACCTGGCCGGAGCCGATGAAATCCTGGTTCTCGGCGGCGTGCAGGCCATCGGCGCCATGGCGCTCGGCACCCAAACTATTGCGCCGGTCGATATGCTCGTCGGCCCGGGCAACGCCTTCGTCGCCGAAGCCAAGCGCCAGCTTTATGGCCGCGTCGGCATCGACCTCTTTGCCGGACCCACCGAAACTCTCGTCATTGCAGATGATACTGTCGACGCCGAGATCTGCGCCACCGACCTTCTCGGCCAGGCCGAGCACGGCCCGACTTCGCCGTCGATCTTGCTCACGACCTCTGAAAAGCTCGCCCGTGAAACCATGGCCGAGGTCGAGCGTCTGCTGACGATCCTGCCGACGGCCGAGATCGCCCGCATTTCCTGGCGCGACCATGGCGAAGTCATCCTCTGTGCCGATGATGCTGAAATGCTGGCTGTCGCCAACAAACTCGCCTTCGAGCACGTCCAGGTCATGACCCATGATCCCGATTATTTCCTCGACAACATGACCAATTATGGCGCCCTGTTCCTTGGCGCCCGCACCAACGTTGCCTTTGGCGACAAGGTCATCGGCACCAACCACACCCTGCCCACCAAGCGGGCCGGCAGGTTCACTGGCGGCCTCTGGGTCGGCAAGTTCCTCAAGACCTGCACCTATCAGCGCATCACAACCGACGCGGCGAGCGCCAAGATCGGCGCCTATGGTTCGCGCCTGTCCATGCTCGAAGGCTTTGCCGGACACGCCGAACAGGCCAACATCCGCGTGCGCCGCTTCGGCGGCCGCAACGTCCCTTATGCCAGCGCCGCCGAGTGA